The segment TAGCCTTAAGATTTCATTTGGttgtaatattaaggattatcatctaacctaaacttttttcttcttcttttttagatgtctatcccaaacaatgcttccaacCCATTCCAttcaggctctttctccctcatgaacctatgtgggagggttaTTTTTGATGGCTCaaacttcaatgactggatttGAAACATCCAAACGGCTATTCACTATGAGGAAAAAGAATACGTCCTAGATAAAGAGACTAAGGAGATTGATGTCACCATTGCTACTCCCGAATAAATCGTTAAACATACTACTCATAAGAGGTATGCGAGAAAAGTGTCGTGTTTGATGATTTCTGTTATGACTGTTGAGctacagaagtcctatgaggaagactatccttttgaaatgtatcaagatttgatggaaagataccatccaAGTGCTCAACAGGAGAGGTATGACATCATTGCGTTCATGGTCACgaccaagatgaaggatggagaacccatcacggcccacttgcaaaagatgcagcaatatgtggtattaatgcttattacattggtggtattaatgcttattacattggtgtgttttattttgaagcattaccttgcaatggtatatatgaaactctgatggttgtagataactcaAGAAATCGTTCTTGCACATTGATTCGTCCAATGATTTTGATAAggaatgcttgtggcattgtcgtcttggacatgtcagcaagaagcacataggccaactccaaaagcatGGAGTCTTTGAGTCATTCGACTTGAATTTGGATGAAACTTGCGAATCTTGtgtacttggaaagatgaccaagtcacccttcactggtacttgtgaaaggggtgaaggtctgttggatcttatacacactgatgtatgtggaccattcagaaccgccacaagggatgctagccACTTCTATGTAACTGTCACTAATGATTACAGTATGTATGGCTATATATAGTTAATCAATCATAAGTCAGaaatttttgaaaagttcaagaagtggagaatcaattggccaGGAAGTTAAAGATGCTGTAATTCGATCGAGGAGGAgggtatcttagtatcgagttcctagactatcttaatgaatgtggaattgtttcacaattgacgctacctaggacaccacaacttaatggtgtggctaaaaAGCGCAATCGAAGCTTGctcgacatggttcgttccatgatgagtcgagtttcgttacctatctcattttaggggtatgccttagagactgtctcctatatccttaatctagtccctaccaaaaaggtttcgaaaacacctcacaagatgtcgacatggaaggttccctttttagaccacatcaaagttTGGCGATGCGAGGtattcgtgagacgtgagactcatgataagctcgaacctcggagtgagcgacgtattttcatcggctacccacaaagacaaaattgcaagaatggtccctgtggttaggtggaaattgccactttgggccaaaaatgtttgGGCTAGTATTGATGGACCATAGGTTTGCATTTtgttgccactttggtccaaaaccTTAACTGCCGTCACTTTTCCCCCATTACCATCCATTTGACTTGTCAAATGGAGGGTATTTTCTTCATTCCATTCCCTATTTTACtccctatatttaattaataaattcctCTTCCTATAAGATCGATCGATGATACTGCTGTCCTCAAGCTTTAATCCCCTTGTTCCCGTCTTCTTCACAAGCCCTAACACATCACTATTCACAATTTCCCTCTGAAGAAATTAACAATGGTGTTGTGTTTCTGTGGTAAAATGGCTATTGTTCGCACTTCGTGGACCGACAAAAACCCAGGTTGCCGTTTTTGGGGATGCCCGATTGAGGTAAGCAAATGGATTTTGTATTTGCATCATTGTTGTCGCATTACATGTTAAGAACATGTgttgtcttttttttttgaagGGATCGAAGTGTTGCTTTATTGGGTGGTATGATGGTCCAATGTGTGAACGTTCAAAAGCCATCATACCTGGATTGCTGAGGACAATAAACAAAGTGAAGGCTCAGACCACAAGACTCAAAATATACCTGTTATGTAGTTGGATTTTCTTTGTGTATGTTCTATTTTACAAGTAGCTTGAGAATTGAATAGTTTGGGTATGTAGTTTTTTGTTGAAGATGTAAGCTGTGAGCAGTAAGCAGTGTAATATTTTGGTAAGTTGTATGAAAGTAGTATTTTGTTCAAGATGTAAGCAATGTAATCCATGTAAGACATGTTTTGCAACAAAATGTCAATGGAAATTATATTTGGTATCTATATGTTGACCATTCCATTTATGTATGcaattaacaaaaaaatttaaacatTGTAAAATATGCAATTAACAACAAATTAAACATACCATAAACCATAACATCCAATTGTATGATTTAAACATTGTAAAGTATGCAATTAACATCAAATTAAACATACCATAAaccataccattaaatttctgaTATGTTTTTCCCATAAATCAAAAGACATACAGTTTTTAGTAACATACTATCAAGTACCAAAAAGAACATCAATGTATCTTCCACACCAAAAGACATCAAGTACATAACATACAATAAACATAAGCAGTTGACATGTAAAACCCAAAAGACATCAAACTAGCTTCAAACCCCTTCAATTTCCTACTTGGCCCTTGCAAGTTCTAGCATTGTGCCCTTTATTTTTACACTTGCTGCAAGTCACACTAATAAACTTCCTTGTTAACTTCCCACTCCCACTTGCAGCATGAGTTTGACTCCCACTAGCCCCATCAGTTTGACTCCCACTAGCACCATTACCATTCTCTCCCTTCTTCTGGCTTCTCTCCCCTGCAGATTGCCTTCTCTTTTTCTTGGGTCTCCCAGGCTGATTATGGTGCAGAGGAGGGGTGATTTTAATTGGGCAATCACTTATAGGCCACATTGCTCTCCCTTTAATAGGCTCTACCTTATGAACATAAGCTGCTTTCCAAGTTTCTAGCCAATGCACCCTATGGACATAAGTGTGTAACTCTCCAATCTTTTCACCATTATCTGCTTTATCATTTAGGACAGCTATGACATGTTTACAAGGGAGGCCAGTTAATTCCCACTTCCTGCAGCTGCATACCCTTTCTGCCATGTCAACAACTTGTTGATCCTGCCATGGCCCTTTCAGTTGGTATTTGTCTGAACCATTCCACCTAGTTGTGTACTGAGATGCCAAATAAACATTTTTGTCCATAATCTTTGTTGCAGAAGGAGTTAGAGGCCCTACACACTTATTTTGCACCTTGATGACATTACAGATTCTTTTCATCATGTATTCCCTGATGTACTCCAAGCAAGTTATTAGTGGTTTATCCCTTCCTTCAACCAATTTGCTGTTGAAAACTTCACAAAGATTATTTAAAAGCATATCTGATATTGCTCTCCCTGAAATGTTGTAAAAAACAAAGTAAATAGTAAGTAAGACAGTGTACTAACAAAGTAATACACCTCAGGGGCAAATTTGGAAATTACCTGTGAAGTGGCTTCTTGCCCAGTGTTGTTGGGGGATCTGCTTCAACCAATTATATGCATCCTTATCAAATAAGTTGAATTCATTCATTAAGTGGTTGAACTCTTGGACTGTTGTTGCTGTGGCACAATTCCACAAGTGTTCTTTGTGTTCATTGGATCTCCATGTTCTCTTCATATTATCATGTATATGCCTGAGACAATATCTGTGCTCAGCACATGGAAACAACTGAGCAATGGCTGCCTGTAAACCCTGTAAGGAAATAAAACATAGTTAGTATATTTCATGCAAATATAGTAAATTTAAGATACAAATTACATAGCTTTTGTCTATCACTTATAAATGTGAAGTTTGAGTTTGCATATAGGTCTAGGTCATCTCCTAATATCTCAAGAAACCATTTCCAGCTTTGAGTATTCTCAGACTCGACAATGGCATAAGCCAGGGGGTATATTCCATTGTTTGAGTCTACCCCAACTGCAGTCAATATCTGTCCTGGGAAAGGGCCCTTCATAAATGCCCCATcaaaaccaagaaaatccctcagGCAAGCTCTAAACCCTTTCTTCATTCCACCCAGACACACATAAATTCTTTTAAATCTTCTTGAGGTGTCATTGGAGTTGGGTTCAGCCTCAAATTCTAACATCACAGTTGTATCTGGATTggtagtgttggataaggtgtctaagtccataactatttcgggtgtgtacttgacccgacccgtcatggtccatttgggttgcatggcaccatgcaattggatagactaaatgagagaaataacacttggagattattaatatattataagttctaatatattaataatattatttgattagtttgatcaaagaattaatttggaattacttaagtgatcaaaggataactaattaaatatatgggttgattatgtaaatcattcatatcttgtatagtgggctaaaaggcttcatggattatcaagttgggctttacccataggatgctccatggatgctccatgggagttacaaacccatgggtcatggaaatgaagagtcatgacacattagggtttacatggtgtaaccctagatgtgtgaacactatataaggatcccattctccaccaaaatcggctagacaaaagaaactagagggcttggccgattttaagaagtgtgtattatctcaaaggtctttccaagagcatttggtgttgtgtgaagcatttgaggcatcacacatggggtgctaggctcacaaggtttcaaggaacataagcaacaacaaggtaagttattctatctttcattcaagttaaaattgttccccatgtatgctagataggaatataaccttggaaattcaactttgcatgataattagacaaacatagatccaaggttattagggttgcatgtacacttaggaagtgttagaatgctcaaaacccatcagtggtatcagagcctaggcttgtttgctttttatttgtgcttaaaagttgaaagaaaaagtcgaaatcttgctgtctgactgatggactcgccgagtccatgggggaactcgccgagtccacttgtatgttcaacctactcgccgagtaggttcatgcactcgacgagtagggtcgacagagtgtagtttttcgactttagttgctggaaatggattagaaacattaccctaaactgttttggtacttgaaaacttgttttagaaggtgtaatgtcttttctaactcatttacaacaactagttatcaaaattacaaagattaagtgtgattttgatatataaaagtgctcatgttcatgatcttgttcttatgatgtttagatgatcatatgaattatttgtaacctatgtggtagtttaattcttgatcataatgtgttttaatggagtccataacttgtcctcaagttatggaaaaccaaaagtctcttggatcaaaaaaccattaaaagaacacaagagttagaaaaatgaaaagtcctcattttattactctattaaactcataagttacaagatatgaaaagttttgaaagtttacaaaacttgccctcaagttttggaacaagtaaagtcaagttaaaactttagttccgacccttagaattttaaaagttaaaattcaacccttatacttatattattatttaataattatatatatgtataagaacaaagtcgtcttaccgctagtacgcctcattcacgaagccggtctataaggtgggtataaggttgttgcccataaaatggtgacttaatgggtgtctactctcacccaccgcttgcttgactggtggagggtcgttagccgaacgggtaagacaaggacttataaattctcattaaaagtatgatgaatattataaagtaactaaatgttttttaaattcccaatcttagttactttaggaaaaatgtgaataaggtgctaatccatgaaatcacactttacactttgattaagtcgttggtggagcgcgtgtggttaaccggcacactaacttggacttaacaaggtaggtaaagggtgacttagggtttattatagtatcgatggagcgtgtgtggtttaccggcacatcgattgagtgataaaccttaagggtaccaagtgatttgcatggttacttcacacctcgttttgtgatcctcggcatcccagtcacaaaacttggagggcacactcgagattgaaacatgcctttgaaaagttcattgaatctcaaagaatctaggaatttctaagaaccaatcaaaaacctaatacttaaatatttcggttttcgtggtggaaattggtgaatcgtcattcacctacctttcaaatatggtatagcttagattacggcatacctcttctaagttatattatattgtgattgggtcctagccttaatattacatttgggtgttttattaaggactctcttatatttaaactaatcttgttctcttcttttcagatgtcttcaaacaatactGCTTctagctctaatcctaatggctcctttacccttatgaacttgtgtgggaaagtcacctttgatggatccaacttcaatgagtgcatcagaaacatcaggatgattacccgctacgaggacaaagaatatgtccttgacaaggagcttaaggagatcgatgagaccactgcaactcctcaggagatcgctgaatttcgggcacatgaaagggatgctacgaaagtggcttgcatcatgatggccacgatgacagcggaactccaaaagtcttatgaagatttctacccttatgaaatgcaccaagatttgatggaaagataccatcaaagtgcaagacaagagaggtatgaaatcatctgctccatcataacaaccatgatcaaggacggggaatccgtcacgagccacatgcagaaaatgcaaaggtatgtggatcgtttgctgaagcttaatgtgaacttccatgaggatcttgcaatagatatcattttgcactccttaccatcgtgatatgatcaattccgcatgacatatcacatgaataaggaagaagtcacactcagcaaacttcagggacttctcaagaccgcagaatcaggtcttaaggggaagtcggttgctatcactcctactccaaactcaactccggttttggcaattggcaaatgtcgatggaggaagagaaagaggtcatcgaagggtaccaaggcttggactcttgatggctcttcttcaagtggaaccaagaaaggtttcgtcactccttcttctgacccaaaagaggctgaatgcttctattgtcatgaaaaatctcacgggaagcggaactgcccaaagtaccagtaggatgtgaaggatgggaaagtcaaacccaaccatgcaggtacttacactatcatttctaataactcaccccattctaagtcttgggtccttgataccggttctggtattcatatttgttgtgacttgcagggactaagaagaagtgagaatgtggagcaaggaagaataaacttgatcatggggaataggaaagctttacctgttaccaagattggagtttatactttatcgctaagtagtgggtttaatttagatttgaataagtgttgttatttgccaggaatggcaagaaatattatttcctttcatgctttgtacaaacaagggtttaccttttcatttaataatgaagttggttctatagatgttttctataataatgttttttattttaaagcattaccttgtgatggtgtgtatgaagctgtatctgttgtagataacttaggaaataatgttttgtgtattaattctactaataataataacttggataaagcatcattatggcattgtcgtcttggacatataagcaagaaacgcataggccaactccaaaaggatggagtcttggagtcgtttgacctaaagtcagataatagttgcgaatcatgcttacttggaaaaatgacaaagtcacccttcacatgctcgtgtgagaggggtgaaggtttgttggaccttatacacacggatgtgtgtggaccattcaaacatgccacaagggatgctaatcgttattatttgacttttactgatgattacagtagatatggatatgtctacttaatcaagcataagtcagaggctttcgagaggtttaaggaatttaaacaggaagtcgagaatcaattgggcaggaacattaagatgcttcgatccgatcgaggaggtgagtatcttagttcagagttcctcgactatcttagggaatgtgggattgtctcacaattgacacctcccaggacaccacagttgaatggtgtagctgagaggcgtaatcgaaccttgttggatatggttcgttccatgatgagtcgagctacgctaccaatctcattctaggggtatgccttagagactgccgcccatattcataatctagtccctacaaagaaagttgccaaaactcctcacgagatgtggactggaaaagtacctaagctagaccacatcatgatttggggttgtgaggctttcgtgagacgcgagactcatgataagctcgaacctcgaagcgagaggtgtattttcatcgactacccacaacaatgctttggttacctcttctacagacctagtgacaatgtggtctttgtagcaagaagaggagtctttcgagaaaaagaatttataagccaaggagacagtgggaggcaaattgatcttgaagaaattcaagagtcaagcggtgaaggaacttcgaacactagccctcaacttgaggaggaaactcctgttgagccagttgatgagccggttcctctgaggcgttccacgagagttaggaatgcacctgagcattattatggcttccatattactgcggaaggtgagacacttattagtgatgagacactagtaggtctggatgaacctaacagctacacagaagccatggtaggccctgaggctgctaaatggaaagaggccatgaatagagtgtgtaagctcgagaaatccatttatggattgaaacaggcacctcgcagatggaatctttgctttgatgagaaagtcaaggaatttggcttttcgaggagtgaagatgaatcttgtgtctatatcaaggctagtgggagtatagtcagttttttggtactgtatgtggatgacatactactcataggaaatgacatcccaaccctgcaggaagtaaagtcctggcttgggaagtgtttcgctatgaaggaccttggtgaagctgcctatatcctagggataaagattttgagagacaggagtaaaagactaattggacttagtcagagtacatacttggataaggtgctgaagagattctgcatgcaggattccaagaaaggagagttacctatccagagtaacgccagattgagtaagacacaaagccctagcactgaggctgagacagtagaaatgagtcgaataccttatgcttcggctgtaggatcgatcatgtatgctatgacgtgtactcgacctgatgtagcctttgccctaagcatggttagcaggtatcaggggaaccctggcaaggcacactggactgcggtaaagaatattctcaagtacctacggaggactagggactgggtccttaccctcggtgggagtgatgacttgagagttgtagggtatagtgatgctagcttccagactgatagggataatttccactctcagtcggggtgggtctttaccctaaacggaggagcaatttcttggaagagttcaacgcaagagacagtggcagattctacttgtgaatcagagtatattgcagctagcgaggcggcaaaggaggcgatatggctgaagaacttcattggagaccttggagttgtaccagccattaaagagccaatggaaattttctgtgatagtgaaagtgctgttgccttagccaaggaaccatggGATCaagggagatccagacacatcgacagaaaataacattttatcagacatcgaattgaagaaggactcctcatggcgaagagggtatcatcagattagaacccagcagatcccctcacgaagggactgagtagggttaagcatctccagcatgctcggagcatagggctgaaggatgatataagttttagtagttagataacccgaaaatttgtaaagtgtaattgacatttgatgatgaataaaaggtgttttatttataagtaaagtgttgctatctcttgtcgatcttttactatatttcttttgcatgttttgtcttccagaataattttgtttggtataacatattattcaaacctccacagtcggtcatatgtcggaagtaggtatgaatcaagactatcatgatgggttgtagaggtctaaggtgttggacaaggctacaacaatcatgagtgctcataagttctgagcattggactcaacccacgctcactggaatcacttcatggaattttatctcgagtgatcatgagacggtaatatcatataagtcttcaaacctagagatattatttgttacttacgagttggttatgcattgattgtacgaaaaacgcattggtagctcgatgttataaaacgtgcttttgtgtgtaattcgatgagtggtagaacaaacatatgagtcgaagtttatctgttccttcttggattagaagctaatatttgggcccctcgatgattttgttttgacctatgaaccgggcccggtcagaactaaattgatgtgttcaattaagttctttgtcaaacaaatcgaaaatcaggaaacaaactgctggacaataagtaagagattgttccatgtatttgtccggctgatatctagaacggaggattatatgatcacttatctaaatggcgtaccatcatcttcttagttatgagagaccttgaaagagctacgattgccggtcggttccttaagtactagagatatagttattagacttatccaagtgggagactgttggataaggtgtctaagtccataactatttcgggtgtgtacttgacccgacccggtatggtccatttgggttgcatggcaccatgcaattggatagactaaatgagagaagtaacacttggagattattaatatattataagttctaatatattaataatattatttgattagtttgatcaaagaattaatttggaattaattaagtgatcaaaggataactaattaaatatatgggttgattatgtaaatcattcatatcttgtatagtgggctaaaaggcttcatggattatcaagttgggctttaCCCAtacgatgctccatggatgctccatgggagttacaaacccatgggtcatggaaatgaagagtcatgacacattagggtttacatggtgtaaccctagatgtgtcaacactatataaggatcccattctccaccaaaatcggctagaaaaaagaaactagagggcttggccaattttaagaagtgtgtattatctcaaaggtctttccaagagcatttggtgttatgtgaagcatttgaggcatcacacttggggtgctaggctcacaaggtttcaaggaacataagcaacaacaaggtaagttattctatctttcattcaagttaaaattgttccccatgtatgctagataggaatataaccttggaaattcaactttgcatgataattagacaaacatagatccaaggttattagggttgcatgtacacttaggaagtgttagaatgctcaaaacccatcaggtagATTGTAGCTCTAAGATATAATCTCTGAGATCCTCATATTGTTTTCTGTAATCCCCTTGCACTTGTTTTTTTGCATTAGATTTAGCCTTGAAAATCTGATGTATAGAGAAACCCACTTGATATTCCTTTTGAAGTTGCTCTTTTAAAGCTTTCACAGGTATTGTTGGGTTTAATTCAACCTAATCCATTATTTGCTTCCCA is part of the Lactuca sativa cultivar Salinas chromosome 7, Lsat_Salinas_v11, whole genome shotgun sequence genome and harbors:
- the LOC111889007 gene encoding uncharacterized protein LOC111889007 — its product is MKKGFRACLRDFLGFDGAFMKGPFPGQILTAVGGLQAAIAQLFPCAEHRYCLRHIHDNMKRTWRSNEHKEHLWNCATATTVQEFNHLMNEFNLFDKDAYNWLKQIPQQHWARSHFTGRAISDMLLNNLCEVFNSKLVEGRDKPLITCLEYIREYMMKRICNVIKVQNKCVGPLTPSATKIMDKNVYLASQYTTRWNGSDKYQLKGPWQDQQVVDMAERVCSCRKWELTGLPCKHVIAVLNDKADNGEKIGELHTYVHRVHWLETWKAAYVHKVEPIKGRAMWPISDCPIKITPPLHHNQPGRPKKKRRQSAGERSQKKGENGNGASGSQTDGASGSQTHAASGSGKLTRKFISVTCSKCKNKGHNARTCKGQVGN